In the genome of Oncorhynchus nerka isolate Pitt River linkage group LG4, Oner_Uvic_2.0, whole genome shotgun sequence, the window AGTGAATATTAATGTACCCCCCTTTACGTGGCAGAGGTCCAAGAAGGAAATTTGGAATTATTATTCTAATACATTTTGTTTTACCTCAGGCCCCTAGCTCTGATCCGGTGGGGGTTGACTATGATTTGTTTAGAGGCCTCTCACAACAGTGAGGCAGTTAAAGCCTTAATTGCGCTTGTATCTTACCCTGTCATGTCGTCTTGTGCCCACAGGCTATGCCAACGAGGTGGGAGAGGCCTTCCGTGCCCTGGTGCCAGTGAGTGCTGTATGGGCCACATATGCAGTTGCCACCGTGTATGTTTCCGCTGATGCTGTGGACAAGGGGAAGAAGGCTGCCGTGGTAAGGAAGGAGGACATTTTGTAAAAGCAAAGCTCTGTTCTCATTCTTATCCTGTCTTCATTTGTATTGATATGAGCTACCATTCTTTTAAGGGGTCATGGAATTATTGCCCCGTGAAGCATTTATATTATGAACTTGAGTTTCCAAAAATGTAGAGAACACATACTTACAAATGACATTGCCTTTTTCAACGCATACCAAAGTAAATGGAGCTTTTCCAGAAAATCCCTAGAGAACCAAAACTCAACTTCCACACTGAAACATAAAGTGGTCTGAAGCACAGAATGTCACACTCTATGTCTATCCCTGTGCTGTAGGAGCATGGTGACAACCCAGGGAAGACAACCAAGGTGGCTGTAGCAGTGGTGGATACGTTTGTATGGCAGGCCCTGGCCTCGGTCGCTATCCCAGGCTTCACCATCAACCGTGTGTGTGCCGCCTCTCTTTACCTCCTGGGCAGAACCACGCGCCTGCCTCTCTCTGTACGCAAGTGGACCACCACGGCCATCGGCCTCTCCACCATCCCCTTCATCATACACCCCATCGACAGGTTTGTGTTGGTGGGTGAGGGTGTTAGATAGTGAAGGAAATGCTTGTCTGAATGTGTGCCAGATATGTGACAGGGAGGCAGTGAAGGGGTGTGTGTTCGAGAGCAtgataaaggtgtgtgtgtttgagaaagaAAGAAACTGAATGTGAGCGGGAGGAAGAAATAACAGTAGCGTGTGTACTTTGGCATGTTTTCCCATCAATGTTTATGGTCCCAAGTGTGCCAAGGTATTAGCCTACAGTTAAATGTCTCAGCCTGAATGTGTTCCCCAGCTCATTGAGAGGAAGAATCCACACATTACCTTAGAAAACAGCATTACATTTTTAAAATCTATGCATCATTTTAAGTGTCCAATTAGGAGTTGCACACCATAATGTATTtaagaaaatgtattttttaatgtGGTGTTAGATGTGTAGCCACCATTTTTATTTATCTGAATCCATTGTTGAAGAGAGGTAGGTGTATTCAGGGTCCGGTTTTTAGGGAGGGATGGGGCATTCTCCATCTTGGCTTCTGCCAACCCCCAGCTCTGAATGGCTGGTTATATTTAATCCCCGGTGCGGATGGACTTCCCCCACCTCTGGTATGCATTACATTTATTTACAGACATAAATAACGGATCATTTGCTTCTGAAGACATTTCTGTTATGTTTTATCACATGAATGGTTTGATTAGTCTGGAAGCCTGCAATTTGGGCAGCACATGGCTTTTCTCAAACGGCTGATTGTTGAGTTGCACGGTTGTCAGTGAACAGTAGTTTAAATAGGTCAGCATGCGATTTCTGAAAATATGGGAAACTCCAAATATTGACTCCACCGTTTACAACTGGAGTATCTTGCATGGATGTGAGATATAGCCTACGCCCATTTGCGGTGAGTGCATAACACATTCATATCTATAGGCTTATATGTACTTGATGATGTCTGTAGGGAGCCAGGAGACTTTAAAAAAAAGGTCCCATCCTTGCTACATTCTAACCTTAAAGCCGTTCTCCTTCTTTGTGCTCCACAGGGGAGTGGACTTCCTGCTGGACTCCAGCCTGCGTAAGGTCTACGGTCAATCTGCAGGAGAGAGGCATGACTAATAAGCACCACGACCACCCTGCAGCCTGGTCCTAGTGTCCCTGGCCTGGACAGGTTAGCTCCACCAGGAAATTGACCCCACCCACCCTCTGTCCCAGACAGCACTTCCTCCCAAGCCATCAGAAAACTCTGCTGATCACTCTACTGTAACATCACTGTGAAGCACAAAGCCAATACAGCAGGGTTACTCCactccagtcctccagggccACTGTACTGTCTGCCACTTGTCTATGCCCCTCTGTTTATTCCCATCTTTTCATTTTAAACTCCAAGTTAGGGGGACCTATGTTTCTTTGGCCAGTCAATGACTTAGAATCAGGGAGAAAAGGGATCCAACAGACAGTGTTGCCCTCCAGCACTGGAGTTGAATACCTGTGGCTGCTACTGGCCTGCAGAGCCCACCTGTTTTTCTCCACTTGGCATGTATCCAGGTAACTCTTGATGTTAGCCATATTTGGGAATATTCGGGTCACTGTCCTTAGACCTGGCATTAAGGCCCTATTTTCATTACATGTTAACATCTACCGTTGTTTTTTGTTTATTTCTGCCTCAAAAATAATGTCTGGTACGGTTGTCTGTCACTTTGAATAGATATTTACAGAGTATATTGTGATGCACTTTTCAATGTTCAGTCTTGAGATTAACCTGAGTGCTTCTTGTCATTTATTACAGAGGTGAACCGAATAGATGTAAGAATTCTTGAGGTTTTAGTTGGCTCTAAAGATTCAGTTACTTTGGTAGCATCTAAGGCATAGAAAGTACTGTAATAGTTGTGTAACATGCCCTATGCAGAAAGCATATGAAGGGAATATGCATAAAATACTGTAATTATTGCCAAAGATTTAGGCTACTCTGGAAGAGAACCCATCAGTATACAAAGCTGTGCTGCAATATGCAAGGAATCTGAGTCATCTTATTCAAAAATGGGAAATGCTATTGGAATATGTAAATCAGGGCACTCCAATtctgttcctgaagagctactGTTGTGTATGTTTTTGCTCCAACTctaatctagcgcacctgattctaataattagctggttgataagctgaatcaaCTGGGGTTGGTTTTAAAAcaggttggagagccctgatgtAAATTAATGTGATATACTGAATTGGGAAATGTTGCCAATTGTTCATACACCAGAACAAATATTTAGCAATAATTTTAATTTAACTTCTGTTATAAGTCAACTTCTGTATTTTTAATATATTGATTACTTAAAaatgttttgtcaccaaaacgcAACATTTTTGTGATAGTTTGAATGTTTTTTTCTAATTATTTCCCCACATAGTCACATAATCAATTTCATATTTCGATATCAATATATTTTCATGCTGGAAACAAGGGAATGTTTAACTGTTGTTAATTTCATAATATGTTTGTTTTAGCCTTAAAATTCAAACATGTTTTCAAACCTGCTActgatgtacatttacattttcttTTAGTTGTCAGAGAAATTGAAAAAAAAGTTATTTGACAAAATGATAGTAATTTATCATCGAAAGTGAAAGTAATACTGCAATGGGCAGCTATTTAGCCATCCCCTACTCTGAaactgtttaaaaatatatactgtagaaaaACAATATCCTGTATTGTATACATTTTTTTCCCCTGTGCAAACAATTTAACATATTCAACATGTTTTCAGTTTATCAGTGAGAATACATTTCTTCATATGTGTTCATTTGACACTTGTTTAAATGAAACGGCAACCCCTCATACGCAGCCAAAACACTGTCGCAAATACCAGTAATGTACTTGAATCTTCATAAATCCATACCACAGTACACCATTCCTCATGCTGTGGTGTCAGGGAAAAAAGGAGTAACTATGGATGTGTTATGACACACTGGCAACAAGTAGCACAGAACTGTCTCAGTAGCGTTCCTCTGGGGAATATGATTGACAACTCTCCCGAAGAGATATTGTTGTGTAATTGTGTTCGTGGTTTGACAATAAGGTCTAACAAGTTGTACAAATTGCTGTATTGATTTTAAACAACATTGCACATATTTTTCTCAATGCAGCCAGTCACAGCTTTCATTCCCTGCAGATTGTACGGCCACAACATAGATTTACCAATAAAATGCCCACAGTGCCACTGTCAAAGCCAATCACATCAATCACCTCAACGAGCCAAGATTCTAGTTTAAGAAATTTGTCGTGATTGAGTAAGTGATCCACAGCTGACAGCAATTCTTTTGATTAGGTGCATTAGCTCATAAAAAGTCCAGGTGGTCTGAGTGCTGGCATATTGTCAGAAAGATGTTGTTTATCCACAGTGTGCTGTTCTTGATGCTTGTGCCCACAGCTGTGGCCCAAACAGGTATGCTAACATATTTGATAACTTGCTAAATGTTTGTGTACGGTCTGCCTCGATAATTTTTAAAGTTTGGATTCATTTTAATTTTGCTAATATGGAAACCAATTAAAAGTTGGACGACATTCTAAATGGCTAGTTAAAATTACTTTCAGTGACACTCCTTCCACCTACTGTAGGAGTTCCACAGATAAGATACAGGGTAGACCAGTGGACCATCTCTGTGGAGACTCCACAGAGTTATGACTCAGATGAGCTTCAGCCCTTTGACTCAGATGAGCTTCAGCCCTATGACTCAGATGAGCTTCAGACTTATGCCTCAGATGAGATTCAACCCTATGAGTCAGATGAGATCCAACCCGTTGGACCAGACAAGTCTCTTGGTGCCAATGAACAAGGTTAGCTGATGTTTTCTCAATCATTCAATAATCCCCTTTAGTGTGTTTGCAATACTGTGGTTTGTAGTTTAGGCCATTTGACTAATTGAAAATGTGTTATATTTTTTCAGGTGAGCTGACTGAGTCTCCAGTTTGGGTTCTGTTTCTGGTGGTCCCTATGGTGTTGTTGACTGCTATGGGAGCTCTGGCTGTGGGTTACTACCAGTGTGTGTGGAGGGGAGGCAGACTAGGCTACCGGCCCCGCAGAGACCTCTTGACAAACGTTTAATCAATTTGCTTTCTGCTCTGTTTGGTTTGAAAATAAATGTTAGTTCCCTGACTCCTGCATCTTGTAAAATCCTACTGCTGTGTATGTCCACTACATGAAACAAACACAAGACCTCGTTGTTTCCTGATGTCAGTGAAACGATTGCTACTGAGACTGCTACATGGCACAACTCATGCCAAATCTGGACCTAGACAGTTCTAGGTTGTCAAACTGGTTTTCTTTGGGATAGACACGTTCACCTTATGTTTCTGTTATGTTAGGGTTGTTGGTAAGCTGTCATTTAGGACAAATTCATTGACTTGTTTTGGTGTCGCATTCAGGTGACTGACCTGATGGTGCTCCTGATTGCGAAACACTACTGTGATAACGACTGCAATCCAAAGGTTCTATATTTGATGCTGATTTTCAGAGCAACTTTAAAAATATACCCTTGCATACCACCAGGGGTCGTTTTGTTCTAGTATCACTAGGGTATTGGCTTTTAAACAATCTGCATCTAGAACAGATGGCATGGGACCGCATCAAACTCACTACCGGTTTTTCCTTCCCTCAAACTCTGCTCCCAGGCAGTCGCTGTTTTTATTTTCCCACTGTGGTTTTAGCGTCCCTCATTATCAGAACTGTTGTGATTGGCAGGTTGAAGAGGTGTGTCCATGTGACTTGTTTGTGAGCTGAACGTCCCGTCTCAAATCCCAACACATTCATCATGCGGCTCACCCGACTTATTAGGAGGCCCAAGGAGAGAGTGCTGATGAATTGAATTAATCTTCCCATATGTGATGGCTGGGGGTGTGTTCACAGGCGCTGGGAAAAGGGGCGCATTGTTCATCTGTCACTCCGATAGCCACATCCCTCTTTGATTTGTGCCTGGGTAGAAGGCCAAGAGAACCCCCTCCCTTTTTCGCTTCCATCCACATACCTCAAGTCACTCCCCTCATACATTTAGGAATCAACCGTGCCTAAAATGACTTAACCGCAGCATCTCTGCTCTCTGTTTTTAAAGACGTATATTTACCACAGGCCTACCCTCACACAAAATAAATCATATGGATTAGAATAGGCTAGAACATTTTGTTCACGGTAGATTTATAAACGGGTGAGTTCATGGACAGATCACAAATTATTGCCCTCGATTTTGAGGTCAGCAGAAGGCTACGTTTGGGTGGCAGTGTGTGTCGATTCATTAACATCATTCTCCCTCAGACCAAAAGTGGGAAAAAATAAATGGCGCCTATGAACTGACCACAAACGAAACGGGGgaaggatttttttttctttccactaattggtcttttcacGTCAGGTCATTTTCAGAACTGATCTGATTAgtcaaaaatatcagaattggccgCCTGTGTAAACACTAAGCTAATAAACTTTCGGCTTCATATTTAAAAATGGTGACCTTACATGGACCTTCAACTGGGTAAGTCTACTTTCACAATACATTGCTTTTGTCAAGCAGacaaaatatatgtatattaAATATACCGTACAGTCATCCCATTTCCCAAGTAAAAATAGCCTTTCAATGACAAACATTCCCAGTAATATGTTTACAGTATTACAATGCTCAGAATGGTTTCCTCTTCTCTCATCGCTAACTTCCTGGAAACCTGAAAGAACAGGGTGAGTTGGGGAGGAGCTTATATTCATGAGCTCACCTAaactgacagctctttgaaatgtctttgtggttgttgccAGGTAACAAGGTAAACAATGGGCCACATGTCATTCCAAGCCTAAATCCTATGCCCCAACCCTATTTTCATTGCAAAATACTCTCATGGTAAACAGCTGATTATGGAGGATTGTAATATCAGACAATAAGCAGGAAAACACTTGCATTTCTATTGTTTTGTAACTAATTACAGAATACAGTTAACTGAtacacttcaaatcaaatgttatttgtcacatacacatggttagcagatgttaacgcgagtagtgaaatgcttgtgcttctagttccgacagtgcagtaatatctaacaattccccaactacctaatacacacaattctaaaggggtgaatgagaatatgtacatgtaagtatatggatgagcgatggccgagcggcataggcaaggtgcaatagatggtataaaatacagtatatacataagatatgtaaacattaaagtgccattatttagagtggcattgtataaagtgactagtgatccatttattaaagtgagattgagattgggtctcaatgtaggcagcagcctctctgagttagtaattgctggccttgagatagaagctgtttttcagtctctcagtcccagctttgatgcacctgtacagacCTCGCCTTCTCGATGGTAGCactgtgaacaggcagtggctcgggtggttgatgtccttgatgatctttttggccttgctgtgacatcaggtgctgtaggtgtcatggagggcaggtattttgcacccagtgatgcgttgtgcagaccgctccacactctggagagccttgcggttgagggcggtgcaggtGCCGTACCAGGCTAAGATACAGATTGATAGGATgatcttgattgtgcatctgtaaaaggttGTCAGGATTTTAGGTgagaagccaaatttcttcagccacttgttggtaatcaagcccactaatgctgtcgtctgcaaacttgatgattgagttggagttg includes:
- the LOC115122604 gene encoding mitochondrial fission process protein 1-like yields the protein MDQIQEKTSKEVDIYRDTWVRFLGYANEVGEAFRALVPVSAVWATYAVATVYVSADAVDKGKKAAVEHGDNPGKTTKVAVAVVDTFVWQALASVAIPGFTINRVCAASLYLLGRTTRLPLSVRKWTTTAIGLSTIPFIIHPIDRGVDFLLDSSLRKVYGQSAGERHD